A portion of the Alkalinema sp. FACHB-956 genome contains these proteins:
- a CDS encoding FtsX-like permease family protein produces the protein MKSLDRKLMRDLWRLRGQVIAIALIVACGLASFVAMTGTYEALQLTQANYYEQYRLADVFASVKRAPESLVSTIAAIPGVAQVQTRVVAEVNLDLPDRREPSSARLISIPAEQQPILNDLYLRQGRYIDPSHRDEVIISEAFALANHLSLGDDLGAVINGRWQTLQIVGLALSPEYIYEIKPGAVFSDNRYFGVMWMERDAIAQAFDMKGAFNDVAVSLLPQAVLEDVMFQLDQVLAQYGGITAIARKDQLSNRFITEEIRQLWTHAVTLPTIFLGIGAFLLHMVLTRLISTQREQIAILKAFGYSHGAIGWHFLKFVLVIVALGVALGTGVGIWLGGGLIKLYTEFYRFPELQYQLSPLRQVQGALISAGAATIGALSAVRHVFAMAPAEAMRPEPPAQFHRTLMERLGLQRYLSPVWQIIIRNLERKPIQSSLSTLGIAAAIMLLVVGRFSMDAVNYMMDVQFGLIQRDDITVMFNQLRPTSVAYDLLHLPGVLQTEGFRNVPVKLRANHRSYQLALTGLTPETELRQLVDRQLKTVALPLDGLLLTQELSKILAVQPGDMVVAEMLEGNRAIRTVPIVGLVDEMLGLSAYMDLGALNRLMQEGNVISGAMLAVDAGQLDPLYQALKRTPMIASVNLRQATLQRFQETIAQNQAIMNTIQITFSCIIAAGVIYNTARIALSERSRELATLRIIGFSRAQIAVILLGEQAMLTLLAIPIGCGLGYGLAGLLSLSLSNDLYRFPLIIQPASYVFALTVVAIAAMFSGWMVWRNLEHLDLIAVLKTRE, from the coding sequence ATGAAGAGCCTCGATCGAAAACTCATGCGCGATCTTTGGCGATTGCGGGGACAGGTGATTGCGATCGCGCTGATTGTCGCCTGCGGTTTGGCCAGTTTTGTGGCGATGACGGGCACCTATGAGGCATTACAACTCACACAAGCCAATTATTACGAACAATATCGGCTAGCCGATGTGTTTGCGTCGGTTAAACGCGCACCAGAGTCTTTGGTCTCAACCATTGCAGCCATTCCAGGCGTGGCCCAGGTGCAAACTCGCGTCGTGGCGGAGGTGAATCTGGATTTGCCCGATCGACGGGAACCCAGTTCCGCCCGCTTGATTTCAATTCCCGCTGAACAGCAACCGATTTTGAATGATTTATATTTACGGCAAGGGCGGTATATCGATCCCAGTCATCGCGATGAGGTGATTATCAGTGAAGCCTTTGCCCTCGCCAATCATCTCTCCTTGGGGGATGATTTAGGTGCTGTGATCAATGGGCGTTGGCAGACCTTACAGATTGTCGGCTTGGCGCTGTCGCCAGAATATATCTATGAGATTAAACCAGGTGCTGTATTTTCCGATAATCGCTATTTTGGCGTGATGTGGATGGAGCGCGACGCGATCGCCCAAGCCTTTGATATGAAGGGTGCATTTAACGACGTGGCAGTGAGTCTACTGCCCCAGGCGGTTCTAGAAGATGTGATGTTTCAATTAGATCAGGTGTTGGCGCAGTATGGCGGGATTACGGCGATCGCCCGCAAGGATCAGCTTTCCAATCGCTTTATTACTGAAGAAATCCGCCAGCTTTGGACCCATGCAGTCACGTTACCGACCATTTTCTTGGGGATTGGCGCTTTTTTGTTGCATATGGTGTTGACGCGACTCATCAGCACCCAACGGGAACAAATTGCCATTCTCAAGGCCTTTGGCTATAGCCATGGGGCGATCGGGTGGCATTTTCTCAAATTTGTTTTGGTGATTGTGGCGCTGGGAGTGGCGCTGGGAACGGGAGTCGGCATCTGGCTGGGCGGGGGGTTAATTAAACTCTATACCGAGTTCTATCGCTTTCCCGAACTCCAGTATCAATTGAGTCCACTACGACAGGTGCAAGGTGCATTAATTAGCGCTGGGGCAGCCACGATCGGCGCTTTAAGTGCTGTCCGCCATGTATTTGCCATGGCTCCGGCGGAAGCAATGCGCCCAGAACCCCCAGCCCAGTTCCATCGCACCTTGATGGAGCGATTGGGGCTACAGCGCTATTTATCGCCCGTTTGGCAAATTATTATTCGGAACCTGGAGCGTAAACCGATCCAATCCAGTTTATCTACGTTAGGTATTGCCGCAGCGATTATGCTACTGGTGGTCGGGCGATTTTCCATGGATGCGGTGAACTATATGATGGACGTACAGTTTGGCCTAATCCAACGCGATGATATAACCGTTATGTTTAACCAACTCCGTCCCACCAGTGTGGCCTATGATTTATTGCATTTGCCAGGAGTTTTGCAAACGGAAGGCTTTCGCAATGTGCCCGTCAAGCTCCGCGCCAACCACCGCAGTTATCAATTGGCCCTGACCGGATTAACCCCAGAAACAGAATTGCGGCAACTGGTCGATCGGCAATTAAAGACCGTCGCACTCCCCCTCGATGGCCTACTCCTGACCCAGGAATTAAGCAAAATCTTGGCCGTTCAACCGGGGGATATGGTAGTGGCCGAAATGCTGGAGGGGAATCGTGCCATTCGGACGGTGCCGATCGTGGGACTGGTGGATGAAATGTTAGGGTTATCTGCCTATATGGATTTGGGGGCACTGAATCGGTTGATGCAGGAGGGAAACGTGATTTCAGGGGCGATGCTCGCTGTGGATGCAGGCCAACTCGATCCGCTCTATCAAGCCCTCAAGCGAACCCCCATGATCGCCAGCGTGAATTTGCGACAAGCGACCTTGCAACGCTTTCAAGAAACGATCGCACAAAACCAAGCCATCATGAATACAATTCAAATTACGTTTTCCTGCATTATTGCTGCGGGGGTGATTTATAACACGGCTCGCATTGCGCTTTCTGAACGAAGTCGGGAACTAGCCACACTGCGCATTATCGGCTTTTCCCGTGCCCAAATTGCAGTGATTTTGCTGGGTGAGCAGGCGATGTTAACCTTACTGGCTATTCCGATCGGCTGTGGATTGGGCTATGGACTAGCTGGATTATTGAGTCTATCCCTGAGTAATGATTTATACCGTTTCCCATTAATTATTCAGCCTGCCAGTTATGTCTTTGCGCTGACGGTAGTGGCGATCGCAGCCATGTTCTCTGGTTGGATGGTATGGCGAAATTTGGAGCATTTAGATTTGATAGCGGTTTTGAAGACTCGGGAATAA